From the Rhizobium sp. ARZ01 genome, the window GCACATGCGCGCCGTTGCAGGCCTGCCGCTCGGCGACGGCCGCCGCCATTCAGACTGCGTAATGCAGAACCTGATTGGCGATGACATTGCAAACGTACCGGCCTGGCTCAAGACACCGGATGTGCTCGTGCACCTCTACGGCAAGAGTGAGTCGCGCCCCGGCCGCAAGATGGGCCATGTGACGGAACTGCGCTGAGAAATACGCTACGGCGCGCCGTGGAAATCGCGGGGCGCGGACGCCAAAACGCCCGCCAAACGGTTGACAGGAACCGGATGAGCAGTTACACGAACGCCAACCTGAGAGCGCGCCCTAAATGGCGCGTTTTTAATTGACAAGATTTCGGGCGGATTCTTTTCGTCCCCAGCATCGCGGATCAAAGAAATGAAGATCAAGAATTCGCTCAAGTCGCTCAAGACCCGTCATCGCGAAAACCGTCTGGTTCGCCGCAAGGGCCGCATCTACATCATCAACAAGTCGAACCCGCGCTTCAAGGCCCGCCAGGGTTGAGCGCAGGCTTTTCTGCCTGTCGAAAGATAGCAGTTTGCTTTCAAGCGCATGCGGTTTAGCATAACCGCATGCGCTTTTTCGTTTTCTACGCCATCTTGTCGATGCTTGTGCCCAGCACGGCCTTCGCCCAGGATTCGCAAGCCGTCGCAACGCCAGAGAACCAACCGGTTTTCACGACCCCTGCGGAGCGGCTGAACACGCTTTTTGCCGAATTGAAGCACGAAGGTGACCCGGACAAGGCAAAGCTGATCTCCGACAGCATAAGGGCGGAGTGGCGCGATTCCGGCAGCGCTACAGTCAACCTGCTGATGCAGCAGGCAGACAAGGCGATGGCGGACAACAAGGACACCGCCGCATTCGACTATCTTGACGAAGTCATCCAGCTTTCCCCGGGCTATGTCGAAGGCTGGAACCAGCGCGCCACACTGCACTACAAGCTCGGCAACTACCGGAAGTCGATGTCTGACATCAACCGCGTGCTTGCCATCGAACCGCGCCATTTCGGCGCCATCGCGGGCATGGCGATGATTCTCACGAGCTATGGCCGCGACGAGCTGGCGCTCGAGGCCTGGGAGCGTTTTCTGGACATCTACCCCTCCGAGCGAAGGGCACAGAAAGCGCTGGGCGACATCGCCGAGAAGCTGGCGGGAAGCCGCACCTGAGTCGCAGTGTGAAGGTCTCGCAACATATTGCGTAATGGTGCGGGGCCGGAAAAATCGAATGGCGGGCCTAAGCCCGCCTAGCAAAAAATCATCACAGAGCGACCCTGCTTAGACGCCGCTGGCGCCGTCCGAGCCAATATAGGCAATACGCAGCATGTTTGTTGCGCCGGGCGTTCCCAGCGGGACGCCCGCGGATATGATGATGCGGTCGCCCGGCTTGCCGAAGCCTTCCGACACGGTGACACGGCAGGCGCGATTGACCATGTCGTCGAGATCGGTGGCGTCGCCGGTGACGACGCAATGCAGGCCCCAGACGACGGAAAGGCGGCGCGCCGTCTCGATGATCGGCGACAGAGCCAGAACGGGCACTTCGGGCCGCTCACGGGCAGCACGCAAGCCGGTGGTGCCGGACGAGGTGTAGCAGATGATGGCCGACAGGTTCAGCGTTTCGGCGATCTGTCGCGCGGCGAGTGAGATCGCATCCGCGCCCGTCGCCTCCGGCGGGGTGCGCTGGGCGTTGATGATGCCCGGATAGTGCGGATCGCGCTCGACCTTGCTCGCGATGGACGCCATGGTCGAGACCGCTTCGACAGGATACTCGCCCGACGCGGATTCGGCAGACAGCATGATGGCGTCGGCGCCTTCAAACACGGCCGTCGCGACGTCGGACACCTCCGCACGGGTCGGCACCGGCGAGGAGATCATCGATTCCAGCATCTGCGTGGCAACGACCACCGGCTTGCCGGCGCGCCGGCAGGCACGGGTCAACTGCTTCTGCAGGCCGGGCACAGCCTCCAGCGGCATTTCCACGCCGAGGTCACCGCGGGCGACCATCAGCGCATCGGACAGCTCGATGATCTCGTCGATGCGTTCGATGGCCTGCGGCTTTTCGATCTTCGACATGAGGCCCACACGACCCCGCGCGACCTTGCGCACCTCGGCCAAGTCCTCCGGCCGCTGGATGAAGGAGAGCGCCACCCAGTCGACGCTGCCGGTCGACAGAACCGCATCGAGGTCCGCCCGGTCCTTCTCGGTCAGGGCACCGACAGGCAACAGCGTATCGGGCAGGCTGACGCCCTTGCGGTCGGAGATTTTCGTACCGGCGATCACCGTGCAGACGATCTTCTTGCCGTCCGTCTGCTCGGCCCGCAGATGCAGCTTGCCGTCGTCGATCAGCAGGCGATGGCCCGGCTTGACGGCCTGGAGGATTTCCGGATGCGGCAGGAAGACCCGCTTGCTATCGCCAAGCTCCTCGTTGCTGTCGAGCGTGAAGGTCTGGCCTGCGACGAGATCGGCCTTGCCGTCCTTGAACTTACCGACGCGCAGCTTCGGGCCCTGGAGATCTGCGAGAATGCCGATAGGACGGCCGCAACGCGCTTCCACGGAGCGAATGCGGCTGATCAGTGTGCGCATCAGGTCGTGGCTGGCATGGCTCATGTTGATGCGGAAAAGATCTGCCCCGGCCTCATGCAGCTTCTGGATCATCTCTTCCTCGGCGGAAGCCGGTCCGAGCGTCGCGAGGATCTTTACTCTTCTATTCCGCTTCATCAATTCTGGCTTTCTTGCGTCCCTGGTGTATCGGAGAGCTGGACCATCCAGCTTCCCTGACGGCCGGTGTCGTACTCCTTGAATCCCATCCGCTGGAAGCCGCGGGCGAAACAATCGTCAACGCCGGTGATCTTGAATTCGTTCTCGGCGACGCACATGTTGACCTCACCGGTCCAGCGGCCGCCGCGCGCGGCATCCTCGGCATAAAGGTAGTAGTAGCGCGACTGCAGCTCGCCTTCGATCAGCGTGGCGCAAGTCGTTGCCGGAACCTGCCACCAGCCTTCCGTGATCCAGCCCTCCGAGGCGCGATAGCCGATCGCGACGCCGACGAGGTTCTGGGTGCCGTTGCACACGCGGAAGTCTGCCCGAGCGGAGCCGGGCGCTGCCAGTGAAAAAAAGGCAGCGGCGGCTAGAAGGCCCAAAAAGGAAAGGCCGGATCCCAGGCGAAGGGGATGGGGGCGAGCTTGAATTGACACGGCTTCCAATGGAACTCCGTTGATTTGGTCACGCGCTTTCTTGCGACGGCGGAGAACGAATGTCAACGCAACTCTAATCGATTACACCGCCCCGAACCCCGTCCTCCCCTGCTCCCGGTAGCGTTGTGGCGCGCGGCGTCTTGCGATTGCCTGGCCGGCATGCCATCAAACCAGGAACATTCCACGCGCCCCGCGAGTTTGCATGCAGCCCGAGCAGCCGCACGACAGCCCCTTTGAAATCATCGCCGGCGATTCGAGCATCGGCCTCGTCCTCCTCGCTGATCATGCGACAAATCGCTTGCCGGTGAAATACGGGCGGCTTGGTCTGCCGGAAAGCGCGTTTGCCCGTCACATCTCCTACGACATCGGCATCGAGGAGCTGACACGTCAGCTCGCCGCCCACCTTGGCGTGCCTGCAGTGATGAGCAGGTTCTCGCGCCTGCTGATTGATCCCAATCGCGGCGAGGACGACCCGACGCTCATCATGAGGATCTCCGACGGGGCAATCATTCCCGGCAACCATCCGATATCGGAAGATGAATGGCAGCATAGACTGGAGGCCTATCATCGTCCCTATCACAGCGCGGTGTCGCAGGTGATCGGGAACGTGGCCGCTGCGTCGGGTAAGGCACCTCTCGTCATCTCGCTGCATT encodes:
- a CDS encoding DUF1036 domain-containing protein, which encodes MGLLAAAAFFSLAAPGSARADFRVCNGTQNLVGVAIGYRASEGWITEGWWQVPATTCATLIEGELQSRYYYLYAEDAARGGRWTGEVNMCVAENEFKITGVDDCFARGFQRMGFKEYDTGRQGSWMVQLSDTPGTQESQN
- the pyk gene encoding pyruvate kinase, encoding MKRNRRVKILATLGPASAEEEMIQKLHEAGADLFRINMSHASHDLMRTLISRIRSVEARCGRPIGILADLQGPKLRVGKFKDGKADLVAGQTFTLDSNEELGDSKRVFLPHPEILQAVKPGHRLLIDDGKLHLRAEQTDGKKIVCTVIAGTKISDRKGVSLPDTLLPVGALTEKDRADLDAVLSTGSVDWVALSFIQRPEDLAEVRKVARGRVGLMSKIEKPQAIERIDEIIELSDALMVARGDLGVEMPLEAVPGLQKQLTRACRRAGKPVVVATQMLESMISSPVPTRAEVSDVATAVFEGADAIMLSAESASGEYPVEAVSTMASIASKVERDPHYPGIINAQRTPPEATGADAISLAARQIAETLNLSAIICYTSSGTTGLRAARERPEVPVLALSPIIETARRLSVVWGLHCVVTGDATDLDDMVNRACRVTVSEGFGKPGDRIIISAGVPLGTPGATNMLRIAYIGSDGASGV
- the ykgO gene encoding type B 50S ribosomal protein L36, with product MKIKNSLKSLKTRHRENRLVRRKGRIYIINKSNPRFKARQG
- a CDS encoding N-formylglutamate amidohydrolase; amino-acid sequence: MQPEQPHDSPFEIIAGDSSIGLVLLADHATNRLPVKYGRLGLPESAFARHISYDIGIEELTRQLAAHLGVPAVMSRFSRLLIDPNRGEDDPTLIMRISDGAIIPGNHPISEDEWQHRLEAYHRPYHSAVSQVIGNVAAASGKAPLVISLHSFTPAWKGVPRPWHITVLWDSDHRAVHPLLSALGGIPGVATADNEPYDGALRGDTMYRHCMTAGIPHALIEVRQDEIADGAGIALWASRLAPILSDLNADDRLHTYQTFASRTGPY